A stretch of Lagopus muta isolate bLagMut1 chromosome 9, bLagMut1 primary, whole genome shotgun sequence DNA encodes these proteins:
- the B3GALNT1 gene encoding UDP-GalNAc:beta-1,3-N-acetylgalactosaminyltransferase 1, whose amino-acid sequence MHTIPLKWIFFFLLIFSAVTMWYITFSSNAVVEHVNSMYFYEYEPVYKQAYLFTSRQHLKCKDINPFLVILVSSRPKDVKSRQAIRITWGSESFWWGHRVLTLFLLGQETETEDSSAALSVEDEIILYGDIIRQDFVDTYNNLTLKTIMAFRWVSEFCSNARFIMKTDTDVFINTGNLVKFLLQFNSSESIFTGYPLIDNVAYRGFYQKTYISYDEYPFKFYPPYCSGMGYVLDGKLALRIYELMGHIKPIKFEDVYVGICLNILKVTISIPEGNQQFFIDKINFDICKYRRLIAVHGITPSEMIRFWKDLSSVISVTCL is encoded by the coding sequence ATGCACACGATCCCATTGAAAtggatctttttctttcttctcatattTTCTGCTGTAACCATGTGGTAcattactttttcttcaaacGCTGTGGTTGAGCACGTGAACAGCATGTATTTCTATGAGTATGAACCGGTGTACAAGCAAGCCTACCTCTTCACGTCGCGCCAACACTTGAAATGCAAAGACATAAATCCATTTCTGGTCATCTTGGTGTCTTCGAGACCTAAGGACGTGAAATCAAGGCAAGCCATAAGGATAACATGGGGATCTGAAAGCTTCTGGTGGGGACATCGAGTTCTAACCCTGTTCTTACTGGGTCAGGAAACGGAAACAGAGGacagttctgcagcactgtcagTGGAAGATGAAATCATTCTCTATGGTGACATAATTCGCCAGGATTTTGTGGACACTTACAACAATCTTACCTTGAAAACAATCATGGCGTTCAGATGGGTGTCTGAGTTCTGTTCTAATGCTAGGTTCATCATGAAGACGGACACCGATGTCTTCATCAACACTGGTAACTTAGTGAAGTTTCTTCTGCAGTTCAACTcctcagaaagcatttttacagGTTACCCTCTCATAGATAACGTTGCCTACAGAGGCTTTTACcaaaaaacatacatttcttATGATGAATATCCATTCAAGTTTTATCCTCCATACTGCAGTGGGATGGGTTACGTACTGGATGGAAAACTGGCTCTGAGGATTTATGAACTGATGGGTCATATCAAACCTATAAAGTTTGAGGATGTTTATGTGGGAATTTGCTTAAATATACTCAAGGTCACCATCAGTATTCCAGAAGGTAATCAACAATTCTTTATTGATAAAATTAATTTCGATATCTGTAAATACCGACGCTTGATTGCAGTGCATGGCATCACGCCAAGTGAAATGATCAGGTTCTGGAAGGATTTGTCATCCGTCATTTCAGTGACTTGCCTTTGA
- the ARL14 gene encoding ADP-ribosylation factor-like protein 14 — translation MGLHITKHSKVKQANILMLGLDSAGKSTLLYKFKSDDVFLTIPTIGFNVDMIETGKDFTLTFWDVGGQEKMRQLWCNFLENAEGLMYVVDSADKQRLEESKKAFELLLKNESIKNVPVVVLANKQDLPGALNAEEITRRFHMKKHCCDRNWYVQPCCAITGEGLSEALQRMTAFAKHYSRSKEISTSFKQKEKS, via the coding sequence ATGGGCCTCCACATCACCAAGCACTCCAAAGTAAAACAAGCTAATATACTGATGTTAGGACTCGATTCGGCAGGGAAATCTACTCTGCTGTACAAGTTCAAGTCTGATGACGTTTTTCTAACGATTCCAACAATTGGCTTTAATGTCGATATGATCGAAACGGGGAAAGATTTTACACTGACTTTTTGGGATGTTGgaggacaagagaaaatgagacAGCTTTGGTGCAATTTCCTGGAGAATGCAGAAGGACTCATGTATGTCGTGGACAGCGCTGATAAGCAACGTCTAGAGGAAtcaaagaaagcatttgaacTCCTTTTAAAGAATGAATCTATAAAAAACGTGCCGGTCGTCGTGCTAGCAAACAAGCAGGATCTGCCCGGAGCTTTAAACGCTGAGGAAATAACCAGGAGATTCCACATGAAGAAGCACTGCTGTGACAGAAATTGGTACgtccagccctgctgtgccatCACGGGAGAAGGTCTGTCAGAAGCTCTCCAAAGGATGACTGCATTTGCAAAACACTACAGCAGATCAAAGGAGATCTCTACAAGTtttaagcaaaaggaaaaaagttaa